A window from Pseudomonas moraviensis encodes these proteins:
- a CDS encoding alpha/beta fold hydrolase produces MNKVFATLALTAAMFGATAAFAAPVKPTVVLVHGAFADSSSWNGVVKILEKDGYPVIAAANPLRSVKGDAQSVADVLASVKTPVVLVGHSYGGPVISEAAYGNANVKALVYVAAFAPEKGETAAELSGRFPGSTLGPTLSAPVALADGGKDLYIQQDKFHDQFAADVSQADAKLMAATQRPVTVAALNEAATEPAWKTVPSYFVYGDQDKNIPAQALAFMAERAHAKQTVVVKGASHVVMVSNPKAVASLIETAATAK; encoded by the coding sequence ATGAACAAAGTCTTCGCAACCCTCGCCCTCACCGCCGCCATGTTCGGCGCCACCGCTGCGTTCGCCGCGCCGGTCAAACCTACCGTGGTGCTGGTGCACGGTGCCTTCGCCGATTCGAGCAGCTGGAACGGCGTGGTCAAGATTCTCGAGAAGGATGGCTACCCGGTGATCGCCGCCGCCAACCCGCTGCGTTCGGTCAAGGGTGATGCGCAATCGGTGGCTGATGTGCTGGCCAGCGTGAAAACTCCGGTGGTGCTGGTCGGCCACTCCTACGGTGGCCCGGTGATCAGCGAAGCCGCTTATGGCAATGCCAATGTCAAAGCGCTGGTGTACGTCGCTGCATTCGCGCCGGAAAAGGGTGAAACCGCTGCCGAGTTGTCCGGGCGTTTCCCCGGCAGCACCCTTGGCCCGACCCTGTCGGCCCCGGTTGCCCTGGCCGATGGCGGCAAGGATTTGTACATCCAGCAAGACAAATTCCACGATCAGTTCGCAGCCGATGTGTCTCAGGCGGATGCGAAGTTGATGGCCGCCACCCAGCGCCCGGTCACCGTCGCCGCGCTCAACGAAGCCGCCACCGAGCCAGCGTGGAAAACCGTGCCGTCGTACTTTGTCTACGGTGACCAGGACAAGAACATCCCGGCGCAAGCCCTGGCGTTCATGGCCGAGCGGGCACACGCCAAGCAGACCGTTGTGGTCAAAGGCGCGTCGCACGTGGTAATGGTGTCGAACCCGAAAGCCGTCGCCAGCCTGATCGAAACCGCCGCTACGGCGAAGTGA
- a CDS encoding MFS transporter translates to MISHLDRRNNRSLDSLNFFLADVRDGLGPYLAIYLLAVHHWDPASIGVVMTLAGIAALVTQTPAGALVDSSRAKRALIIIAALLVTASCLVLPFISSFTLVALTQALSAAAASIFAPAISAITLGITGPRAFTRRTGRNETFNHAGNACAALLAGLFAYLFGPVAVFYLMAVMALASVVAVLFVSAEAIDHDVARGLQPGDQSHQPSGFKVLLSNRPLLMFALCCALFHLANAAMLPLVSQKLAQANLHMATPLTSACIVAAQLVMVPMALLAGAKADVWGRKPLLLAGFLILPLRGLLYTFSDDPYWLVAVQLLDGVGAGLFGALFPVMVKDLTLGSGHFNVSLGALTTAFGLGAALSNGLAGFVVEAAGYSAAFLTLAGVAAAAFLLLLIGVPETLQRTAKIESATVLGQT, encoded by the coding sequence GTGATCAGCCATCTCGATCGCCGCAACAACCGCTCGCTGGACAGTCTGAATTTCTTCCTCGCGGATGTTCGCGACGGCCTCGGGCCGTACCTCGCCATTTACTTGCTCGCCGTGCACCACTGGGACCCGGCCAGCATCGGTGTGGTCATGACCCTCGCCGGTATTGCCGCGCTGGTCACGCAAACACCCGCCGGAGCACTGGTTGACAGCAGCCGCGCGAAACGTGCGTTGATCATCATCGCCGCGCTACTGGTGACGGCGAGTTGTCTGGTCCTGCCGTTCATTTCTTCATTCACTCTGGTGGCGTTGACCCAAGCCTTGAGCGCAGCGGCTGCGTCGATTTTCGCCCCGGCGATTTCCGCGATCACGCTGGGCATTACCGGCCCCCGGGCATTTACTCGGCGCACTGGCCGCAACGAGACGTTCAACCACGCCGGCAACGCGTGTGCGGCGTTGTTGGCCGGTTTATTCGCTTACCTGTTCGGTCCGGTGGCGGTGTTTTATTTGATGGCGGTCATGGCGCTGGCCAGCGTGGTTGCCGTGCTGTTCGTCTCGGCCGAGGCGATCGATCATGATGTGGCGCGGGGGCTGCAGCCTGGCGATCAAAGCCATCAGCCGTCCGGGTTCAAGGTGCTGCTGAGCAATCGACCGCTGCTGATGTTTGCCCTGTGCTGCGCGCTGTTCCACCTGGCCAACGCGGCGATGCTGCCGCTGGTGAGCCAGAAACTCGCGCAAGCCAACCTGCACATGGCCACGCCGCTGACGTCGGCATGCATCGTCGCCGCGCAACTGGTCATGGTGCCGATGGCGCTACTGGCCGGTGCGAAAGCCGATGTCTGGGGGCGCAAACCGTTGTTGCTGGCGGGTTTCCTGATCCTGCCGCTGCGCGGGTTGCTCTACACCTTCTCGGATGATCCCTATTGGCTGGTCGCCGTGCAGTTGCTCGACGGTGTTGGCGCCGGGCTTTTCGGGGCGCTGTTCCCGGTGATGGTCAAGGATCTCACGCTCGGCTCCGGACATTTCAATGTCAGCCTCGGCGCACTGACCACCGCGTTTGGTCTGGGGGCGGCGTTGAGCAATGGACTGGCCGGGTTCGTCGTCGAGGCTGCCGGTTACAGCGCGGCATTCCTGACCCTCGCCGGGGTCGCAGCGGCGGCGTTCCTGCTGCTGTTGATCGGTGTTCCGGAAACGCTGCAGCGGACTGCCAAAATCGAGTCCGCTACAGTGCTGGGGCAAACTTGA
- a CDS encoding LysR family transcriptional regulator codes for MDRFQEMRMFLAVAEEGGFAAAARRLNTSPPSVTRAIAALEQRIGTRLLSRTTRSLHLTEAGHRYLDDCRRILCDIDEAEEAAAGSYRVPCGHLSVTASVLFGELFIAPLLAQYVDAFPSVHLKALLVDRVVNMAEEGIDVAVRIGHLHDNNQHAIKVGEVRQVICGTPDYFARYGRPQHPNELSRANIVMSSASHLLSDWQFAHADGPLSFRFEPRLVVTANQAAINIASSGWGITRVLSYQVASQVAAGELELVLEGFEPPALPVQLVYLKHPRVPAKVRTFVDFLSERLQHHPALKAVNRVHG; via the coding sequence ATGGATCGTTTTCAGGAAATGCGCATGTTCCTGGCCGTGGCCGAGGAGGGTGGCTTCGCGGCTGCGGCCCGGCGTTTGAATACCTCGCCACCCAGCGTCACCCGTGCGATTGCTGCGCTGGAACAACGCATCGGCACGCGCCTGTTGTCGCGCACCACGCGCAGCCTGCACCTGACCGAAGCCGGGCATCGTTATCTGGATGATTGCCGACGGATTCTTTGCGATATCGACGAAGCCGAAGAGGCGGCCGCAGGCAGTTATCGGGTGCCGTGCGGGCATTTGAGCGTGACTGCGTCGGTGTTGTTTGGCGAGTTGTTCATCGCGCCGTTGCTGGCGCAATACGTCGATGCGTTTCCTTCCGTACATCTGAAGGCCTTGCTGGTTGATCGGGTGGTGAACATGGCCGAGGAGGGCATCGATGTCGCCGTGCGCATCGGTCATCTGCACGACAACAATCAGCATGCGATCAAGGTCGGCGAGGTCCGCCAGGTCATCTGCGGCACGCCCGATTACTTCGCCCGTTATGGTCGGCCGCAACATCCGAACGAGTTGAGCCGCGCCAATATCGTCATGTCGTCTGCCAGTCATTTGCTCAGCGATTGGCAATTCGCCCATGCCGATGGCCCGTTGAGTTTTCGCTTCGAACCGCGTCTGGTGGTCACCGCGAATCAGGCGGCGATCAACATTGCCAGTTCCGGCTGGGGCATTACCCGGGTGCTGTCTTATCAAGTCGCCAGCCAGGTCGCGGCCGGTGAACTGGAGTTGGTGCTGGAGGGCTTTGAGCCACCGGCGTTACCTGTGCAACTGGTCTATCTGAAACATCCGCGCGTACCGGCGAAGGTACGCACGTTTGTCGATTTTCTCAGCGAACGCCTTCAGCATCACCCGGCGCTGAAAGCCGTGAACAGGGTTCACGGCTGA
- a CDS encoding Nramp family divalent metal transporter, with the protein MAPLDHQAAAKPQNLFLRTLKLLGPGIIAVLSWLGAGDLITSSVAGANYGYAMMWVLAVSLLLRYLIVNIIARFQLCNNQGMTILQGYAQLNPVFAWFMLVYALLMGHLMNAYMIKGAGESLAMLFKIDQPLLCSVAVVLAVWMLVGRNIYTMIEGVMKLLLAIMTLAFIALAVMSGPDVTGIIKGTIGFSIPPDEGVHGALLVAVSVIGAVAGSIANFVHPYVMRQKGWIGPQHKRIQRNDLLFAVFVGIIINLAIWIVGAEILRPNGIEVKTLGDLGKALEIYFGPIGWYVFFIGVFATLFASISGKTTAFPMLITDAFQHVRPERREKYGKEFHHDPMHKWFMLFILVTPLIWSMPGMPDFVTLTIGVSALNIIGLPVISLGLLIMSNQKSLLDKQYRNNLFENIALLFATGLALWVAFQLGVDLFT; encoded by the coding sequence ATGGCTCCACTCGATCATCAGGCCGCTGCGAAACCGCAAAACCTGTTCCTGCGAACGCTGAAACTGCTCGGCCCCGGCATCATCGCCGTGCTGTCGTGGCTTGGCGCGGGCGACCTGATCACGTCCTCGGTGGCCGGCGCGAATTACGGCTACGCCATGATGTGGGTGCTGGCGGTCTCGTTGTTGCTTCGGTACTTGATCGTCAACATCATTGCCCGCTTTCAGCTATGCAATAACCAGGGCATGACCATCCTTCAGGGCTATGCCCAGCTCAATCCGGTGTTTGCCTGGTTCATGCTGGTTTACGCCTTGTTGATGGGGCACTTGATGAACGCCTACATGATCAAGGGGGCAGGCGAGTCGCTGGCGATGCTGTTCAAGATCGATCAGCCATTGCTGTGTTCGGTGGCGGTGGTGCTGGCGGTCTGGATGCTCGTCGGGCGCAACATCTACACGATGATCGAAGGCGTAATGAAACTGCTGCTGGCGATCATGACGCTGGCCTTCATCGCTCTGGCGGTGATGTCCGGCCCGGATGTCACCGGCATCATCAAAGGCACCATCGGCTTCAGCATTCCGCCTGACGAGGGCGTGCACGGCGCGTTGCTGGTGGCGGTCTCGGTGATCGGTGCGGTCGCCGGTTCGATCGCCAACTTCGTGCACCCCTACGTCATGCGCCAGAAAGGCTGGATCGGGCCGCAGCACAAGCGCATTCAGCGTAACGATCTGCTGTTTGCGGTGTTCGTCGGGATCATCATCAACCTGGCGATCTGGATCGTCGGTGCGGAAATCCTGCGACCGAACGGTATCGAGGTGAAAACCTTAGGCGATCTGGGCAAGGCGCTGGAAATCTACTTCGGCCCGATTGGCTGGTATGTGTTCTTCATCGGCGTATTCGCGACGTTGTTTGCCAGCATTTCCGGCAAGACCACGGCGTTTCCGATGCTGATCACCGATGCCTTCCAGCACGTTCGCCCTGAGCGGCGCGAGAAGTACGGCAAAGAGTTCCATCACGACCCGATGCACAAGTGGTTCATGCTGTTCATCCTGGTCACGCCGCTGATCTGGTCGATGCCGGGCATGCCGGATTTCGTCACCCTGACCATTGGTGTCAGCGCGTTGAACATCATTGGTTTGCCGGTGATTTCCCTGGGCTTGCTGATCATGTCCAATCAGAAATCGCTGCTGGACAAGCAATACCGCAACAACCTGTTCGAAAACATCGCGCTGTTGTTTGCCACTGGGCTGGCGTTGTGGGTGGCTTTTCAACTGGGCGTTGATCTGTTCACCTGA
- a CDS encoding AraC family transcriptional regulator → MNSLDKLISLANVRGGLDLRCQFQGDWARDHQQEALGKAPYHIVLEGECRVELASGQRLAMRAGDILLLPRGTPHVLHSTGKNVAPMAPTLIPGGVLPIYRLGGASADLDMLCGGFHYNRASMLFAALPDYLLIANDGLPVDAPLTALVALLRSEADSEQPGARFLLDSLSQALFTLILRAHLARADHDKSTLALLGDQRLGRTCQAILADPAHEWTIEAMADTANMSRATFMRTFARVAGVSPWVLLTQLRMELAFSLLSHSHLGLNDIAVQVGYQSQAAFSKKFKEIYGEAPGKIRRAI, encoded by the coding sequence ATGAACTCGCTCGATAAACTCATCAGCCTGGCCAACGTGCGCGGCGGCCTGGATCTGCGTTGCCAGTTTCAGGGCGACTGGGCACGTGATCACCAACAGGAAGCCTTGGGCAAGGCGCCCTATCACATCGTCCTCGAAGGTGAATGCCGGGTTGAGCTGGCGAGCGGACAACGCCTGGCGATGCGCGCCGGCGATATTCTTTTGCTGCCACGGGGCACGCCACATGTGCTGCACAGCACCGGTAAAAACGTAGCGCCGATGGCGCCAACGCTGATTCCCGGCGGGGTGTTGCCAATCTATCGGCTGGGTGGCGCGAGCGCCGATCTGGACATGCTCTGCGGTGGCTTTCATTACAACCGCGCGTCGATGCTGTTCGCTGCCCTCCCCGACTACCTGTTGATTGCCAACGATGGCTTGCCGGTGGATGCGCCGCTGACAGCCCTGGTCGCGCTGTTGCGCAGCGAAGCCGACAGCGAGCAACCGGGCGCACGATTTCTTCTCGACTCGCTGTCCCAGGCCTTGTTCACCTTGATCCTGCGTGCGCATCTGGCCCGGGCCGATCACGACAAAAGTACCCTGGCGCTGCTTGGCGACCAGCGCCTTGGTCGAACCTGTCAGGCGATATTGGCCGACCCGGCACACGAATGGACCATCGAGGCCATGGCCGACACCGCTAACATGTCCCGCGCAACCTTCATGCGTACATTTGCCCGGGTCGCTGGCGTGTCGCCGTGGGTGCTGCTGACCCAGTTGCGCATGGAACTGGCATTCAGTCTGCTCAGCCATTCGCATCTGGGCCTTAACGACATTGCCGTGCAGGTCGGATATCAGTCGCAAGCGGCGTTCAGCAAGAAATTCAAGGAAATCTACGGCGAGGCCCCGGGCAAGATCCGCCGCGCGATCTGA
- the rclC gene encoding reactive chlorine resistance membrane protein RclC, whose amino-acid sequence MFTSINAGLQQLGKLDRLGIPLMRVAIAIVFLWIGALKFVPYEADSITPFVANSPVMSFFYEHPQDYKAHLSHEGELNADKRAWQTANNTYGFSTGLGVVEILIGLLVLSNPLSRRTGLLGGALAFATPLVTLSFLVTTPEAWVAALGDGEHGFPYLSGAGRLVLKDVLMLAGALPVMADSARQLLTERQA is encoded by the coding sequence ATGTTCACCTCAATCAACGCCGGACTACAACAGCTCGGCAAACTCGATCGCCTCGGCATTCCGCTGATGCGCGTGGCCATCGCCATCGTGTTCCTGTGGATCGGTGCGTTGAAGTTCGTGCCGTACGAAGCCGACAGCATCACGCCCTTCGTCGCCAACAGCCCGGTGATGTCGTTCTTCTACGAACACCCTCAGGACTACAAGGCGCACCTGAGCCACGAGGGCGAGCTGAACGCCGACAAGCGCGCCTGGCAGACCGCGAACAACACCTACGGTTTTTCCACCGGGCTCGGCGTGGTGGAAATCCTCATCGGTCTGCTGGTCCTGTCCAATCCGCTTTCCCGCCGTACCGGCCTGCTCGGCGGCGCTCTGGCATTCGCTACGCCGCTGGTGACCCTGAGCTTTCTGGTCACGACACCTGAAGCCTGGGTAGCTGCGCTGGGCGATGGTGAGCATGGCTTTCCCTATCTGTCCGGCGCCGGGCGCCTGGTGCTCAAAGACGTCCTGATGCTCGCCGGAGCGCTGCCGGTAATGGCCGATTCCGCACGCCAATTGCTGACTGAACGTCAGGCCTGA
- the folE gene encoding GTP cyclohydrolase I FolE — translation MSPELASHYREILVGVGENPEREGLRDTPERAAKAMRYLCDGYALSLEDVTNGALFESQSDEMVIVNDIELYSLCEHHMLPFIGKAHVAYIPTGRVLGLSKVARVVDMFARRLQIQENLTQQIAQAIQQITDAAGVAVVIEARHMCMMMRGVAKQNSVMTSSVMLGAFRDSSTTRQEFLQLIGRH, via the coding sequence ATGAGCCCAGAGTTAGCCAGCCATTACCGTGAGATCCTCGTTGGCGTCGGCGAGAACCCTGAGCGCGAAGGTCTGCGGGACACGCCCGAGCGGGCCGCCAAGGCCATGCGATACCTGTGCGACGGCTACGCGTTGAGCCTGGAAGACGTGACCAACGGTGCTCTGTTCGAATCGCAAAGTGATGAGATGGTAATCGTCAACGACATCGAGCTTTATTCGCTGTGCGAGCATCACATGCTTCCATTTATCGGCAAGGCGCATGTGGCGTACATCCCCACTGGCCGGGTGTTGGGACTATCGAAGGTGGCGCGGGTGGTCGACATGTTCGCGCGGCGGCTGCAGATTCAGGAAAACCTTACTCAGCAGATTGCTCAAGCCATCCAGCAGATCACCGATGCCGCCGGTGTCGCGGTGGTCATTGAAGCCAGGCACATGTGCATGATGATGCGCGGTGTCGCGAAGCAGAATTCGGTCATGACGTCCTCCGTCATGCTCGGTGCCTTCCGTGATAGTTCGACGACGCGGCAGGAATTTCTCCAGCTCATCGGACGGCACTAG
- a CDS encoding DUF3833 domain-containing protein — translation MTRFLLLLVVSLSIASCGSVDVARYADQQPALSLEHFFSQPVKAWGMFQKRNGEVTKRFEVDLVSRREGNNLILDERFVYSDGTHQRRIWTLTPEENGRWSGRAGDVVGVAKGQIAGNTFHWRYRLNLPVDDSTYEVSMDDWMYLIDEDTLINRTSMSKWGVEVGQVTVFFRRQSAGENP, via the coding sequence ATGACCCGATTTCTGCTGCTATTAGTAGTGTCGCTCAGCATTGCAAGCTGCGGCAGTGTCGATGTTGCTCGGTACGCAGACCAGCAACCTGCATTGAGTCTGGAGCATTTTTTCAGCCAGCCCGTCAAAGCCTGGGGGATGTTCCAGAAGCGCAACGGCGAAGTGACCAAGCGTTTCGAGGTCGACCTCGTCAGTCGTCGCGAAGGCAACAACCTGATTCTCGACGAGCGCTTTGTGTATAGCGACGGTACCCATCAACGCCGAATCTGGACCCTCACTCCCGAGGAGAATGGCCGCTGGAGCGGTCGCGCGGGCGACGTGGTCGGTGTCGCAAAGGGACAGATTGCAGGAAATACTTTCCACTGGCGGTATCGCCTGAACCTGCCCGTCGACGATTCGACCTACGAGGTGAGCATGGACGACTGGATGTACCTGATCGACGAAGACACGTTGATCAACCGCACCAGTATGTCCAAGTGGGGTGTTGAGGTCGGCCAGGTGACAGTGTTCTTCCGTCGCCAGAGTGCTGGAGAGAATCCTTGA
- a CDS encoding glutathione S-transferase family protein: MSQSAVKLYRHPLSGHSHRVELMLSLLDVPTELVFVDLMKGAHKTPEFLALNRFGQVPVIDDNGTVLADSNGILVYLAGKYGNGQWLPSDPVEQAKVQRWLSVAAGQISSGPATARLITVFGAGYDAADAIKRSHALLQVMEDELANSAFLAGDKATVADVAAYTYVAHAPEGNVSLEDYPNVRAWLERVETLPKFVGMQRTAVGLQSA, encoded by the coding sequence ATGTCTCAGTCAGCCGTCAAACTGTACCGCCATCCGTTGTCCGGCCATTCGCATCGCGTCGAGTTGATGCTGTCCCTGCTGGACGTTCCGACCGAACTGGTGTTCGTCGACCTGATGAAGGGCGCGCACAAAACGCCTGAATTTCTTGCCCTCAACCGTTTCGGCCAAGTGCCGGTGATTGACGACAACGGCACGGTGCTCGCTGATTCCAACGGCATTCTCGTCTACCTCGCCGGCAAATATGGCAACGGCCAATGGCTGCCGAGCGACCCGGTCGAGCAAGCCAAAGTACAGCGCTGGTTATCGGTGGCTGCCGGCCAGATCAGCTCCGGCCCGGCCACGGCGCGCTTGATCACTGTGTTCGGTGCCGGTTACGACGCGGCTGATGCGATCAAACGTTCCCATGCTTTGTTGCAAGTGATGGAAGACGAACTGGCCAACAGCGCATTCCTCGCCGGTGACAAGGCAACCGTTGCCGATGTGGCTGCCTACACTTATGTCGCCCACGCACCGGAAGGTAATGTCTCGCTCGAGGATTACCCGAATGTGCGGGCCTGGCTGGAACGGGTTGAGACGCTGCCGAAATTCGTCGGCATGCAGCGCACCGCGGTAGGCCTGCAAAGCGCTTGA
- a CDS encoding bleomycin resistance protein, with protein sequence MFERNKLVPELMVTNLDSSLAFWVSRLGFKVAYQRPEDGFAYLDLNGAQVMLEQVDSNAGQWLTAPLTKPFGRGINLQIDVEAVAPIIQKLDSAGCPLYRECKDTWYRADNAEVGQREFIVLDPDGYLVRLVERLGERPACSI encoded by the coding sequence ATGTTCGAACGTAACAAACTGGTTCCGGAGTTAATGGTCACCAACCTGGATAGCAGCCTGGCTTTTTGGGTTTCTCGTCTGGGGTTCAAGGTAGCTTATCAACGCCCGGAAGATGGATTTGCATACCTGGATTTGAATGGTGCTCAAGTAATGCTTGAGCAGGTTGATTCGAACGCGGGTCAATGGCTGACTGCGCCGTTGACCAAGCCGTTTGGAAGAGGCATCAACCTGCAGATTGATGTTGAGGCTGTCGCCCCCATCATCCAAAAACTTGATTCGGCTGGATGTCCACTCTATCGAGAATGCAAAGACACTTGGTATCGGGCTGACAATGCAGAAGTAGGCCAGCGCGAATTCATCGTACTGGATCCCGACGGTTATCTCGTAAGGTTGGTAGAGAGGTTGGGTGAGCGGCCGGC
- a CDS encoding lactonase family protein produces the protein MMKRTLLIAALASTLSVTANAATYAYISSPGDGLISQYRLEPDNGALTLVEQIQAGDQVNPMALTPDGKVLFAALRVKPFQVLGYRIDPHSGHLTKFTQAPLAESMAYLSTDRKGRYLLAASYGADALSVQKIGEDQQPSASILRYPTGLHAHSIRTEPSNRFAYAGNLGTDKVLQYRLNAQTGELSPIGSGSVSVPEKTGPRHLAFSPDGKFLYVVGEMSGTVTAFSIDQSSGALTRIAAANGIPERLKLAHGEIRDARNNDLKDDPTPRIWAADLRMSPDGKLLLMSERTSSSVSAFSVNPATGRLAFLDNYSVQEQQPRNIAFSPDGRWLLVTGEKSAKVGTYAVSKDGALKRVGEAASGKGALWIEVLQTPDA, from the coding sequence ATGATGAAAAGAACCCTTTTGATCGCTGCGCTTGCCTCAACCCTTAGCGTGACTGCCAATGCCGCGACCTACGCCTACATCTCAAGTCCCGGTGACGGTCTGATCTCGCAATACCGCCTCGAGCCGGACAACGGCGCGCTCACCCTGGTCGAACAGATCCAGGCCGGTGACCAGGTCAATCCCATGGCCCTCACCCCGGATGGCAAGGTGCTGTTTGCAGCCTTGCGGGTCAAACCTTTTCAGGTTCTGGGCTACCGGATCGATCCCCACAGCGGTCATTTGACAAAGTTTACCCAGGCGCCTCTGGCAGAGAGCATGGCCTACCTGTCGACCGACCGAAAAGGTCGCTACCTGCTCGCGGCGTCTTACGGCGCCGACGCCCTCAGCGTTCAGAAGATCGGCGAGGATCAACAACCTTCCGCCAGCATCCTGCGCTACCCGACCGGCCTGCATGCGCATTCGATTCGCACCGAGCCGAGCAATCGCTTTGCCTACGCCGGCAACCTGGGCACCGATAAGGTTCTGCAATACCGCCTGAATGCCCAGACCGGTGAGCTCAGCCCGATTGGCAGTGGTTCGGTCAGCGTCCCGGAGAAAACCGGCCCTCGCCATCTGGCATTCTCGCCGGACGGCAAATTCCTTTACGTCGTGGGCGAAATGAGTGGCACCGTGACCGCGTTTTCAATCGACCAAAGCAGCGGCGCGCTGACCCGAATCGCTGCAGCCAATGGCATTCCCGAGCGTTTGAAACTGGCCCACGGCGAAATCCGTGATGCGCGCAACAACGATCTGAAAGACGACCCGACCCCGCGCATCTGGGCCGCTGACCTGCGCATGTCGCCGGACGGAAAGCTGCTGCTGATGAGTGAACGTACCAGTAGCAGCGTTTCGGCGTTTTCCGTGAATCCGGCAACAGGCCGACTGGCCTTCCTCGACAACTACTCGGTGCAGGAACAACAACCGCGCAACATCGCCTTCTCGCCCGATGGCCGCTGGCTGCTGGTCACGGGCGAGAAAAGTGCCAAGGTCGGTACTTACGCGGTGAGCAAGGATGGCGCCCTGAAGCGTGTCGGCGAAGCGGCATCGGGCAAAGGTGCATTGTGGATCGAGGTACTGCAAACGCCTGACGCATGA
- a CDS encoding DUF1206 domain-containing protein gives MSTQHTLVLLARGGYAARGVLYLIIGIFALLAAHDSTKPKDSHKSLEALLSQPFGYVLIGVVVAGLLAFAAWRALQAIRDIDHHGNEFKGLVIRAGLLAGGMVNAALAFFALGLLVSGLRSSGGSGDGKTRDLLAHLLSFEHSNLLIYLIALIPLGVGIAHIIKGWKASFEKYFEADDEVMRYVRPVSRFGLIARGVVFIEIALLMAVSGSVYQATNPPGMKEALDALQNLPAGGVLLMLMALGLIAFSVYSFSEAAWRRIEMDVPL, from the coding sequence ATGTCCACTCAACACACCCTTGTCCTGCTCGCCCGAGGCGGATACGCCGCGCGCGGTGTTCTGTACCTGATCATCGGCATTTTCGCCCTGCTCGCCGCCCATGACTCCACCAAACCAAAAGACAGCCACAAAAGCCTCGAAGCATTGCTCAGCCAACCCTTCGGCTACGTGCTGATCGGCGTTGTGGTCGCCGGTCTGCTGGCCTTCGCCGCTTGGCGGGCGCTGCAAGCGATTCGTGACATCGACCACCACGGCAATGAGTTCAAGGGTCTGGTCATTCGTGCAGGCTTGCTTGCTGGCGGTATGGTCAACGCGGCGCTGGCCTTCTTTGCCTTGGGCCTTTTGGTGAGTGGCCTCAGGAGTTCGGGCGGCTCCGGCGATGGCAAGACCAGGGATCTGCTCGCGCATCTGCTGTCGTTCGAACACTCGAATCTATTGATCTACCTGATCGCGCTGATTCCGCTCGGTGTCGGTATCGCCCACATCATCAAAGGCTGGAAGGCCTCGTTCGAGAAGTACTTCGAAGCGGATGACGAAGTGATGCGCTACGTGCGCCCGGTGTCGCGCTTTGGCTTGATTGCGCGAGGTGTGGTGTTTATCGAGATTGCGCTGTTGATGGCGGTCAGCGGCTCGGTTTACCAGGCAACGAATCCACCCGGCATGAAGGAAGCGCTGGATGCTTTGCAGAATCTGCCGGCTGGCGGCGTGCTGTTGATGCTGATGGCGTTGGGGCTGATCGCATTCTCGGTGTACAGCTTTTCCGAGGCCGCCTGGCGCAGGATCGAGATGGATGTGCCGTTGTAA
- a CDS encoding DUF2790 domain-containing protein, with translation MKTLFALTLAIVAGNVFAATEPAQTGVPLDIAKTISITDTSAACGIVPVEVVYEDSHGQRHVATYTVLGNGCGGD, from the coding sequence ATGAAAACGCTTTTCGCTTTGACCCTGGCCATCGTCGCCGGCAACGTGTTCGCCGCCACCGAACCTGCACAAACCGGCGTGCCACTGGATATCGCCAAAACCATCAGCATCACCGACACCAGCGCCGCCTGCGGAATCGTCCCGGTGGAGGTCGTCTATGAAGACAGTCACGGTCAGCGGCATGTCGCCACGTACACCGTGCTGGGCAATGGCTGCGGTGGCGATTAG